From Hirundo rustica isolate bHirRus1 chromosome 19, bHirRus1.pri.v3, whole genome shotgun sequence, a single genomic window includes:
- the ALDOC gene encoding fructose-bisphosphate aldolase C gives MTHQHPALTAEQKKELSDIALRIVAPGKGILAADESVGSMAKRLNQIGVENTEENRRLYRQILFSADSRVKKCIGGVIFFHETMYQKADDGTPFVQMIKDKGIVVGIKVDKGVVPLAGTDGETTTQGLDGLWERCAQYKKDGADFAKWRCVLKIGEHTPSSLAIMENANVLARYASICQQNGIVPIVEPEILPDGDHDLKRCQYVTEKVLAAVYKALSDHHIYLEGTLLKPNMVTPGHSCPTKYSPEEIAMATVTALRRTVPPAVPGVTFLSGGQSEEEASINLNAINTCPLVRPWALTFSYGRALQASALSAWRGEKDNADAATEEFVKRAEVNGLAALGQYEGSGDDSGAAGQSLYVANHAY, from the exons ATGACGCACCAACACCCCGCGCTGACGGCCGAGCAGAAGAAGGAGCTGTCGGACATCGCGCTGCGGATCGTGGCCCCGGGGAAGGGCATCCTGGCAGCCGATGAGTCCGTAG GGAGCATGGCCAAGCGCCTCAACCAGATTGGGGTGGAAAACACGGAGGAGAACCGCCGGCTGTACCGCCAGATCCTCTTCAGCGCCGACAGCAGGGTGAAGAAATGCATCGGGGGTGTCATCTTCTTCCACGAGACCATGTACCAGAAGGCTGATGACGGCACCCCCTTCGTCCAGATGATCAAGGACAAGGGCATCGTTGTGGGCATTAAG GTGGACAAGGGTGTTGTGCCCCTGGCTGGGACCGATGGCGAGACCACCACGCAGG GTCTGGATGGGCTGTGGGAGCGCTGTGCCCAGTACAAGAAGGACGGGGCAGACTTTGCGAAGTGGCGCTGCGTGCTGAAGATTGGCGAGCACACTCCCTCCTCCCTGGCCATCATGGAGAACGCCAATGTCCTGGCCCGCTATGCCAGCATCTGCCAGCAG AACGGCATCGTGCCCATCGTGGAGCCCGAGATCCTGCCTGATGGTGACCACGATCTCAAGCGGTGCCAGTATGTGACGGAGAAG GTGCTGGCAGCCGTCTACAAGGCACTGAGCGACCACCACATCTACCTGGAGGGGACCCTGCTGAAGCCCAACATGGTGACCCCTGGGCACTCCTGCCCCACCAAGTACAGCCCAGAGGAGATTGCCATGgccactgtcactgctctgcGCCGCACCGTGCCCCCAGCCGTGCCAG GTGTCACCTTCCTGTCTGGGGGTCAGAGTGAGGAGGAGGCTTCCATCAACCTCAACGCCATCAACACGTGCCCGCTGGTGCGGCCATGGGCCCTCACCTTCTCCTACGGGCGGGCGCTGCAGGCGTCGGCGCTCAGCGCCTGGCGTGGGGAGAAGGACAACGCCGATGCTGCCACCGAGGAGTTTGTCAAGCGTGCAGAG GTGAACGGGCTGGCAGCGCTGGGCCAGTACGAGGGCAGCGGGGACGACTCGGGGGCCGCCGGGCAGTCCCTCTACGTGGCCAACCACGCGTACTGA
- the PIGS gene encoding GPI transamidase component PIG-S, producing MGARRTPRPLAALAIVSPEWLGRRRARPPWLGREVKMVAAVALAADEAERARGRRAALSFATIAVVLGLPLWWKTTETYRAALPYADIDGLAQQPVQLVVPMAVVFGPGSVPGDLPRPLPFRDVQEMEISVNLRASVTSRYEMRYRSTTGQEEAALAAATAQEADAALHLLQDTTLGSLTMYVVPETSSLLPQGINVYVGKHRSALVRAVGSLAALQARLREVTQVMSFTAGSIAAALSDRVPDSQLSPDARRYLKSSLGYEITFSLLNPDPKSHTVDWDIEGAVNRYVRPVLDKLSLVANFSVDSQILYYAVLGVTPRYDKESSSFLLSAHSLPHVINPVEARLGSSAASLYPVLNFLLYVPERSHSPLYIQDKDGAPVSTNAFHSPRWGGIMVYNVEAPASPQASLPLHVDVDMARVMEVFLAQLRLLFGLSREEVPPEFLLEGPGNEGLADWELDHLLWAHTVENIATVSTTLTSLAQLLDKIGNIVIKDDVASEVYRAVASVQSAVTKLSLGNLHAAFQASKEAVTSSERAFFDPSLLHLLYFPDDQKFAIYIPLFLPMAVPILLSLAKIVRETRLRKKEPTKMD from the exons ATGGG CGCGCGGCGCACACCGCGCCCATTGGCTGCCTTAGCTATCGTGAGCCCTGAATGGCTGGGCCGGCGCAGGGCACGCCCTCCCTGGCTGGGCCGGGAAGTGAAGATGGTGGCGGCGGTGGCGCTGGCGGCGGATGAAGCAG agcgggcgcggggccggcgcgcCGCCCTGTCCTTCGCGACCATCGCCGTGGTGCTGGGTCTGCCGCTGTGGTGGAAAACGACCGAGACGTACCGCGCTGCCCTGCCCTACGCCGACATCGATGGGCTCGCCCAGCAGCCG GTTCAGCTGGTGGTGCCCATGGCCGTGGTCTTCGGCCCGGGGTCGGTGCCCGGGGACCTGCCGAGGCCGCTGCCCTTCAGGGACGTGCAGGAGATGGAGATCTCCGTGAACC TGAGAGCCAGCGTCACGTCCCGCTATGAGATGCGCTATCGCAGCACCACGGGTCAGGAGGAAGCAGCGCTGGCTGCGGCGACTGCACAAG AGGCTGATGCTGcactgcacctgctgcaggacACCACCTTGGGCTCTCTCACCATGTATGTGGTCCCTGAAacctcctctctcctgcctcaG GGCATCAATGTCTATGTGGGGAAGCACCGCAGCGCCCTGGTGagggctgtgggcagcctggctgccctgcAGGCCCGGCTGCgggaggtgacacaggtgatGTCCTTCACGGCTGGCTCCATCGCCGCCGCCCTCTCAGACCGCGTGCCCGACAGTCAGCTCAGCCCCGATGCACGGCGCTACCTGAAATCCAGCCTGG GGTACGAGATCACCTTCAGCCTGCTGAACCCTGACCCCAAGTCCCACACCGTGGACTGGGACATTGAGGGGGCAGTGAACCGCTACGTGAGGCCTGTCCTGGACAAGCTGAGCTTGGTGGCCAATTTTTCTGTGGATTCACAG ATCCTGTACTACGCCGTCCTAGGAGTGACACCACGCTATGACAAGGAGTcctccagcttcctcctgagTGCTCACAGCCTCCCACACGTCATCAACCCCGTGGAGGCCCGGCTGG GCTCCAGTGCTGCCTCACTCTACCCCGTGCTGAACTTCCTACTGTATGTGCCAGAGCGCTCCCACTCCCCTCTGTACATCCAGGACAAGGATGGAGCCCCAGTGAGCACCAATGCCTTCCACAGCCCCCGCTGGGGTGGCATCATG GTTTACAATGTTGAAGCCCCTGCTTCCCCCCaagcctccctccctctgcatGTGGATGTGGACATGGCACGGGTGATGGAGGTTTTCCTGGCCCAGCTCCG GTTACTCTTCGGGCTGTCTCGGGAGGAGGTGCCCCCCGAGTTCCTGCTGGAAGGCCCAGGGAATGAGGGGCTGGCTGACTGGGAGCTGGACCACCTGCTCTGGGCCCACACTGTGGAGAACATTGCCACCGTGTCCACCACCCTGACCTCGCTGGCCCAGCTCCTGGACAAGATCGGGAACATAGTCATCAAGGATGATGTTGCCTCTGAG GTGTACCGGGCAGTGGCCTCAGTCCAGAGCGCTGTGACCAAGCTGTCCCTGGGCAACCTGCACGCAGCTTTCCAGGCCAGCAAGGAAGCTGTCACCTCCTCGGAGAGGGCCTTCTTTGACCCGTCTCTCCTCCATCTCCTCTACTTCCCTGACGACCAGAAGTTTGCCATCTACATCCCTCTCTTCCTGCCCATGGCTGTCCCAATTCTCCTATCCCTGGCCAAGATTGTCCGGGAGACCAGGCTGCGGAAGAAGGAGCCCACCAAGATGGACTGA